One genomic segment of Hevea brasiliensis isolate MT/VB/25A 57/8 chromosome 3, ASM3005281v1, whole genome shotgun sequence includes these proteins:
- the LOC110632664 gene encoding LOW QUALITY PROTEIN: probable CCR4-associated factor 1 homolog 11 (The sequence of the model RefSeq protein was modified relative to this genomic sequence to represent the inferred CDS: substituted 1 base at 1 genomic stop codon) has translation MSNAGKAPPSPTQSTRRPVEVRSVWADNLESEFKLIRSIIDRXPLIAMDTEFPGIVVRPAADDPYNRYRDPKAHYLNLKANVDMLNLIQVGLTIADHEGNLPDLGTNSCYIWEFNFRDFDVLRDAHAHDSVEMLRSQGIDFEKNRQCGIELVKFAELMMSSGLVLNDSVSWVSFHGAYDFGYLVKCLTQRVLPVELTQFLDAVRLFFGARVYDVKHLNRFCNLYGGLDRVGKALGAKRVIGKKHQAGSDSLLTLHAFQKIRENQFKDKKLDKYANVLYGLEVFT, from the coding sequence ATGTCTAACGCCGGTAAAGCCCCGCCGTCACCAACACAGTCGACGAGGAGGCCGGTAGAGGTGCGATCGGTTTGGGCTGATAATCTTGAATCCGAATTCAAGTTGATCCGATCCATAATCGACAGATAACCGCTGATCGCAATGGATACGGAGTTTCCTGGCATTGTGGTCCGGCCCGCGGCCGATGATCCGTATAACCGGTACCGTGATCCGAAAGCGCACTATCTGAACTTGAAAGCCAACGTCGATATGTTGAATTTGATCCAAGTTGGCCTCACAATTGCAGACCACGAAGGTAATCTGCCGGATCTTGGCACGAATAGTTGCTATATTTGGGAATTTAATTTCCGCGATTTTGATGTGTTGCGTGACGCTCATGCGCACGATTCGGTTGAAATGTTAAGAAGTCAAGGCATAGATTTCGAGAAGAATCGGCAGTGCGGTATCGAGTTGGTGAAATTCGCTGAATTAATGATGTCGTCGGGACTCGTCTTGAACGATTCAGTGAGTTGGGTATCATTTCACGGCGCTTACGATTTCGGTTACTTAGTCAAGTGCTTAACTCAGCGAGTCCTACCGGTGGAATTAACACAGTTTCTTGACGCAGTGAGGTTGTTTTTCGGAGCTAGGGTTTATGATGTCAAGCATTTGAATCGGTTTTGCAATTTGTATGGCGGGTTGGACCGGGTTGGGAAGGCACTGGGTGCAAAGCGGGTTATAGGGAAGAAGCACCAAGCCGGGTCGGATAGCTTGTTGACGCTGCACGCGTTTCAGAAGATTAGAGAGAATCAATTCAAGGATAAGAAATTAGACAAGTACGCCAATGTTTTGTATGGTTTAGAGGTGTTTACATGA
- the LOC131178812 gene encoding uncharacterized protein LOC131178812, with protein sequence MGAILQQQGHSIAHISKAFGPRSRALSVYDKELLAITFGVGKWIHYLEQGQFFIKTDHESIKYLLKQRFHTNLQQKGISKLFGFDYKILYWKGIENKVIDALSRKPEDEYSRHYCTVTHSVALPVWTQNVVTELSWRWEGVHATNMKLIRYFFWNGMLQDVMKWVRKCETCARCKAEYCVYPRFTKSACLYLWVATIAQLFLDNVFKLHGVPQITVSGRDRIFTSNFCQELFKKMGVNLAFSSVYHPQSDGQNERVNQRLEGYLSAIKMSPFEAFYGYVPPLFPSGFAEESSAKLGDSVTPVRELPQYHEDKLVVAPEEALQTRRYLNLIGIDERKWPKPKVLELRQNSLEDQLKFCGHNGQEERNAKVPATVTESHVICANRSRGESINKEEKNEESI encoded by the exons ATGGGGGCTATTTTACAACAGCAAGGGCATTCAATAGCTCATATTTCTAAAGCATTTGGCCCTAGAAGTCGAGCCTTATCAGTTTATGACAAGGAACTTTTGGCCATTACTTTTGGTGTCGGGAAGTGGATACATTACCTTGAGCAAGGTCAATTTTTCATTAAAACTGACCATGAGAGTATTAAGTACCTTCTAAAGCAAAGGTTTCACACTAATTTGCAGCAAAAGGGTATTTCTAAGTTGTTTggttttgactataaaattttgtATTGGAAGGGCATTGAAAATAAAGTGATAGATGCATTATCAAGGAAGCCTGAGGATGAGTATTCAAGGCATTATTGTACTGTTACGCATTCAGTAGCATTACCTGTTTGGACGCAAAATGTGGTGACAGAGTTATCATGGAGATGGGAAG GTGTTCATGCCACCAATATGAAGCTCATAAGGTATTTTTTCTGGAATGGAATGTTGCAAGATGTGATGAAATGGGTGAGGAAATGTGAGACTTGTGCAAGGTGTAAAGCAGAATATTGTGTTTATCCAAG ATTTACCAAATCTGCATGTCTTTACCTATGGGTTGCAACAATAGCTCAACTTTTCTTGGATAATGTTTTCAAGTTACATGGAGTTCCTCAAATTACTGTTTCGGGTAGGGACAGAATTTTTACTAGTAATTTTTGTCAAGAATTATTCAAGAAAATGGGAGTGAATCTTGCTTTTAGTTCAGTTTATCACCCTCAGTCGGATGGTCAAAATGAGAGGGTGAATCAACGTTTAGAAGGATATTTGAG TGCCATTAAGATGTCCCCATTTGAGGCATTTTATGGTTATGTGCCACCACTTTTTCCCTCTGGATTTGCTGAAGAATCATCTGCG AAATTGGGAGATAGTGTTACTCCTGTTAGAGAGCTGCCTCAGTACCATGAAGATAAGTTGGTTGTTGCTCCTGAAGAGGCGTTGCAAACCAGA AGATATCTGAATCTGATAGGGATAGATGAAAGGAAGTGGCCCAAGCCCAAGGTTCTGGAATTGAGGCAGAATTCTCTAGAAGATCAGCTAAAGTTTTGTGGGCACAATGGTCAGGAAGAGAGAAATGCAAAGGTGCCAGCTACTGTAACAGAATCACATGTGATATGTGCAAACAGAAGCAGGGGAGAGTCTATAAATAAAGAAGAGAAGAACGAAGAGAGCATCTAG